A genomic window from Agrobacterium tumefaciens includes:
- a CDS encoding sugar ABC transporter ATP-binding protein encodes MISTTTLEAIERFKQAAGPYLLEIEGVRKEFPGVVALDDVQFRLRPGSVHALMGENGAGKSTLMKIIAGIYSPDAGTVRLRGEDVRLKSPRDALERGIAMIHQELALMDWMTVAENIWIRREPKNRLGLIDHAKMLAETQALFNQLKINIDPAAEVSTLTVAQRQMVEIAKAVSYQSSVLIMDEPTSALTESEVAHLFDIIRDLRSRNIGIVYITHKMNELFEIADEFSVFRDGRYVGTHASTDVTRDDIIRMMVGREITNMFPKQEASIGDVVLEVRDLGLAGVFHGISFDLHRGEILGVAGLVGSGRSNVAEAIFGVVPASEGTIRIDGAPVTIHSPADAMRRGMALLTEDRKATGCFLPLSILENMQIAALQNGHATMGYVDERGLTVLCEDMKKALRIKTPDLDERIENLSGGNQQKVLIARWLLTKPAILILDEPTRGIDVGAKAEIHRLISSLAKEGVAVIMISSELPEVLGMSDRIVVMHEGHMTGILDRAEADQVKIMELAAR; translated from the coding sequence ATGATTTCCACAACCACCTTAGAGGCGATCGAACGCTTCAAGCAGGCCGCAGGCCCATATCTTCTCGAAATCGAGGGGGTGCGCAAGGAATTTCCGGGCGTCGTTGCGCTGGATGATGTGCAGTTTCGCCTGCGCCCCGGTTCCGTGCACGCGCTGATGGGCGAAAACGGCGCCGGCAAGTCGACGCTGATGAAAATTATCGCCGGCATTTACAGCCCCGATGCCGGCACCGTCAGGCTCCGGGGAGAAGACGTCCGTCTGAAAAGTCCCCGCGATGCGCTGGAGCGCGGCATCGCCATGATCCATCAGGAACTGGCGCTGATGGACTGGATGACCGTGGCGGAGAACATCTGGATCCGTCGCGAGCCGAAAAACCGTCTCGGCCTCATAGACCATGCGAAAATGCTGGCGGAGACGCAGGCGCTGTTTAACCAGCTGAAGATCAATATCGATCCGGCGGCGGAGGTCAGCACGCTGACGGTGGCGCAGCGGCAGATGGTCGAAATCGCCAAGGCCGTCAGCTACCAGTCCAGCGTGCTCATCATGGACGAGCCGACATCGGCCCTGACAGAATCGGAGGTCGCGCATCTCTTCGATATCATCCGCGACCTGCGGTCACGCAATATCGGCATCGTCTACATCACCCACAAGATGAACGAGCTGTTCGAGATCGCCGACGAGTTTTCGGTGTTCCGCGACGGACGATATGTCGGAACCCATGCGAGCACCGATGTCACGCGGGACGACATCATCAGAATGATGGTCGGCCGTGAGATCACCAACATGTTTCCCAAGCAGGAAGCCTCGATCGGTGACGTCGTCCTTGAGGTTCGGGATCTCGGTTTGGCCGGGGTTTTCCACGGTATTTCCTTCGATCTGCATCGCGGCGAAATCCTCGGCGTGGCGGGGCTGGTGGGCTCCGGTCGCTCCAACGTTGCCGAGGCGATTTTTGGGGTGGTGCCGGCGAGTGAAGGGACCATCCGCATCGACGGTGCCCCGGTCACGATCCATTCGCCGGCGGATGCGATGCGCAGGGGCATGGCGTTACTGACGGAAGATCGCAAGGCAACCGGTTGTTTTCTGCCGCTTTCGATTCTTGAAAACATGCAGATTGCGGCCCTTCAGAATGGCCACGCGACCATGGGTTATGTCGATGAGCGCGGGCTGACGGTGCTATGCGAAGACATGAAGAAGGCGCTGCGCATCAAGACGCCCGATCTCGACGAGCGGATCGAAAACCTGTCCGGCGGCAACCAGCAGAAGGTGCTGATCGCCCGCTGGCTTCTGACGAAGCCGGCAATCCTCATCCTCGATGAACCGACGCGCGGCATTGATGTCGGCGCCAAGGCAGAAATCCATCGCCTTATTTCCAGTCTGGCGAAGGAAGGTGTCGCCGTCATCATGATCTCGTCGGAACTGCCGGAGGTTCTCGGCATGTCGGACCGGATTGTCGTGATGCATGAGGGGCATATGACCGGGATTCTCGATCGCGCCGAAGCGGACCAAGTCAAAATCATGGAACTGGCGGCCCGCTGA
- a CDS encoding substrate-binding domain-containing protein encodes MKKIVITTAFCALMANAAHAEKIGVAMSLFDDNYLTVLRHNIQRHAKDLGVEVQMEDAQGDIARQQSQIENFVAAGVDGIITMLVDADSGRAMSKIADQAGIPLVFVNMLPANMEKFPEKQAWVGSNEEQAGELQATEVCKLASGKGDAVILMGQLGTTGQRGRTAAAERVLKSDACKDIKVLDAQTANWMRTPAMDLMTNWITSGMKPTIVLGNNDEMALGAIQALKSSGVGMKDVVVAGVDATQDALAAMEAGDLDVTVYQSAKGQGEGSLDTVLKIARGEKFEHKVDVPFELVTPANVAQYKSSN; translated from the coding sequence ATCAAAAAAATCGTAATCACAACCGCATTCTGCGCCCTGATGGCAAACGCTGCCCATGCTGAGAAGATCGGCGTGGCAATGTCGCTTTTCGACGACAATTATCTCACCGTGTTGCGCCACAACATTCAGCGCCATGCCAAGGATCTCGGCGTCGAAGTCCAGATGGAAGATGCGCAGGGCGATATCGCCCGTCAGCAGTCGCAGATCGAAAACTTCGTGGCGGCCGGTGTTGATGGCATCATCACCATGCTGGTGGATGCGGATTCTGGCAGGGCGATGTCGAAGATCGCCGATCAGGCGGGTATCCCGCTTGTCTTCGTGAACATGCTTCCGGCTAATATGGAGAAATTCCCGGAAAAGCAGGCATGGGTTGGTTCCAATGAGGAACAGGCTGGCGAATTGCAGGCGACAGAGGTTTGCAAGCTTGCCAGCGGCAAGGGCGATGCGGTCATTCTGATGGGCCAGCTTGGCACCACCGGCCAGCGCGGCCGCACCGCGGCGGCCGAACGTGTCCTTAAAAGCGATGCCTGCAAGGACATCAAGGTGCTGGACGCGCAGACCGCGAACTGGATGCGCACCCCGGCCATGGACCTGATGACGAACTGGATTACATCGGGCATGAAGCCGACCATCGTGCTTGGGAACAATGATGAGATGGCGCTCGGCGCGATCCAGGCGCTGAAATCGTCCGGCGTCGGCATGAAGGATGTCGTCGTCGCCGGTGTTGACGCAACGCAGGATGCTCTGGCGGCCATGGAAGCGGGCGACCTTGACGTTACGGTCTACCAGTCCGCCAAGGGTCAGGGCGAAGGATCGCTCGATACCGTGCTGAAAATCGCACGTGGTGAAAAATTCGAGCACAAGGTCGATGTACCCTTCGAACTCGTCACCCCTGCCAATGTCGCTCAATACAAGTCCAGCAACTGA
- the pbpC gene encoding penicillin-binding protein 1C, with product MRRRKAIIVGIVTAALLMGGAAFGLDALDKAYPPPLDAARQRSFEVLDRDGKLLRAFATPDGRWRLKTTAAEVDPQFLRMLVAYEDQRFYDHHGVDLRALLRSAWQLASNGRIVSGASTLSMQVARLIEPRADRSFSAKLLQAMRALQIERRLSKADILDLYLNIAPYGGNLEGVRAASLAWFGKEPGRLDTAEAALLVALPQLPEKRRPDRFPEAAKQARERVLQRLAVERVVGEGEAERSALADVPSNRRDLPAYAPHMAVAARVKFPNAAEARSTLKLPIQRELEGVARHAAEKLGDKVSVAIVMADAQTGDILAEVGSADYLDTARRGFVEMSRAVRSPGSTLKPFIYGLAFEDGLVGQETIIEDRPADFSGYRPRNFDMHYQGDVSIRQALQLSLNVPAVKLLDAVSPSALMVRFRRAGVRLVLPSNEAPGLAIALGGAGISLVDLVQLYAGLAGSGDPVRLGDGVRSVPERLVGDRLFSDAAIWNVSDILSGVLPPLGMKQRGIAYKTGTSYGYRDAWSVGYDGRHVIGVWVGRADNGAVPGIAGYATAAPILFEAFAKSGVAITPMPAAPSGVARVTVANLPANQRRFTTTASGLLSASRRESAPRIVYPPEGARVELSGQSGISPLVLKLQGGRAPFRWLANGMPLPDASHRRNSEWRPEGQGFSTLTVIDADGRASSVRVFVE from the coding sequence ATGAGGCGACGCAAGGCGATCATTGTCGGCATCGTGACGGCCGCGTTGCTTATGGGCGGCGCGGCCTTCGGTCTTGATGCGCTGGACAAAGCCTATCCGCCGCCGCTGGATGCTGCGCGGCAACGATCCTTCGAGGTGCTGGATCGCGACGGCAAGCTGTTGCGCGCCTTTGCGACACCCGATGGCCGCTGGCGGCTGAAAACCACCGCTGCCGAGGTTGATCCGCAGTTCCTGCGCATGCTTGTCGCTTATGAGGATCAACGTTTCTATGATCACCACGGGGTCGACCTACGGGCGCTTTTGCGCTCCGCCTGGCAACTGGCCAGCAACGGCCGGATCGTCTCCGGCGCTTCGACTCTTTCCATGCAGGTGGCGCGGCTGATCGAGCCGCGCGCCGACCGCTCATTCTCGGCAAAATTGCTGCAGGCCATGCGTGCGCTCCAGATCGAAAGGAGGCTCAGCAAGGCTGACATCCTCGATCTCTATCTGAATATCGCGCCCTATGGCGGCAATCTCGAAGGTGTCAGGGCTGCAAGCCTCGCCTGGTTCGGCAAGGAACCGGGCCGGCTCGATACCGCGGAGGCGGCGCTTCTGGTGGCGCTGCCGCAACTGCCGGAGAAACGTCGTCCGGACCGTTTTCCGGAGGCGGCGAAGCAGGCGCGCGAGCGGGTGCTGCAACGGCTTGCCGTGGAACGCGTGGTGGGCGAGGGGGAGGCGGAACGGTCGGCACTTGCGGACGTGCCTTCCAACCGGCGCGACCTGCCGGCCTATGCGCCGCATATGGCCGTTGCCGCACGGGTGAAGTTCCCAAATGCTGCCGAGGCGCGCTCGACGCTCAAATTGCCGATCCAGCGGGAACTGGAAGGTGTTGCGCGCCATGCTGCGGAGAAGCTTGGCGATAAGGTCTCTGTCGCCATCGTCATGGCCGACGCCCAGACCGGTGATATTCTCGCGGAGGTCGGCTCGGCGGATTATCTCGATACGGCAAGGCGTGGTTTCGTGGAGATGAGCCGGGCCGTGCGTTCGCCGGGCTCCACCCTCAAGCCGTTCATTTACGGTCTTGCCTTCGAAGACGGTCTTGTCGGGCAGGAAACCATCATCGAGGATCGCCCGGCCGACTTTTCCGGTTATCGCCCTCGCAATTTCGATATGCATTATCAGGGCGATGTCAGTATCCGGCAGGCGCTGCAATTGTCGCTCAACGTGCCTGCCGTCAAACTGCTCGATGCCGTCAGCCCATCGGCGCTGATGGTGCGGTTCCGGCGAGCGGGCGTCCGGCTGGTGCTTCCGTCAAACGAGGCGCCCGGACTTGCCATTGCGCTTGGCGGTGCGGGTATTTCGCTTGTTGATCTGGTGCAGCTTTATGCCGGGCTTGCCGGCAGCGGTGACCCCGTGCGGTTGGGTGACGGCGTCCGCTCAGTCCCTGAGCGCCTTGTCGGCGACCGGCTGTTTTCCGATGCCGCAATCTGGAATGTCTCGGACATTCTCTCTGGCGTGCTGCCGCCGCTCGGCATGAAACAGCGCGGCATCGCTTACAAGACAGGCACGAGCTACGGCTACCGCGATGCCTGGTCAGTGGGTTATGACGGGCGGCATGTGATCGGCGTCTGGGTCGGTCGGGCCGATAATGGCGCGGTGCCGGGTATTGCTGGCTACGCGACGGCGGCCCCGATCCTGTTTGAGGCCTTCGCAAAATCCGGTGTGGCGATCACGCCGATGCCTGCTGCGCCCTCCGGCGTTGCACGCGTTACCGTTGCCAACCTTCCCGCCAACCAGCGGCGTTTCACCACGACGGCAAGCGGCTTGCTTTCGGCCTCGAGACGCGAAAGCGCCCCGCGCATCGTTTATCCGCCGGAAGGAGCAAGGGTTGAGCTTTCCGGCCAGTCGGGCATTTCACCGCTGGTGCTGAAGCTGCAAGGCGGGCGTGCTCCCTTCCGCTGGCTCGCGAATGGCATGCCTCTGCCCGACGCTTCCCATCGCCGCAACAGCGAATGGCGACCCGAGGGGCAAGGGTTTTCCACCCTCACGGTGATCGATGCCGATGGGCGTGCTTCGAGCGTACGCGTTTTCGTCGAGTGA